The following are encoded together in the Chanodichthys erythropterus isolate Z2021 chromosome 16, ASM2448905v1, whole genome shotgun sequence genome:
- the ptgs2a gene encoding prostaglandin G/H synthase 2a, whose translation MNRLVCLVLLSSFWIFPGEGYDPCCAQPCQNQGVCLSKGADAYECDCTRTGYYGENCTTPELLTRIRSTLKPQANIVHHILTHYKWIWDIINNISFLRDGIMSYILTSRSHLVDSPPTYNADYHYKSWEAYSNLSYYTRTLAPLPQNCPTPDLPNAKQVVEKVLLRKQFIPDPQRSSLMFAFFAQHFTHQFFKSDFKKGPAFTKALGHGVDLGHIYGETLERQHKLRLFKDGKLKYQVVDGEVYPPLVKDVQVDMHYPPHVPEQHKFAVGHEAFGLVPGLMMYATIWLREHNRVCDIMKQEHPDWDDERIFQTTRLILIGETIKIVIEDYVQHLSGYNFKLKFDPELLFNQRFQYQNRIAAEFNTLYHWHPLMPDNFQIQDQVYGYHQFVFNNSIVTEHGISNMVESFTKQTAGRVSGGRNLPASVQGVAVNALEHTRQMRYQSFNAYRKRFNMKPYSSFEEMTGDKELADELKKLYGHVDAVELYPGLLVEKPRPNAVFGETMVEMGAPYSLKGLMGNAICSPEYWKPSTFGGKVGFDIVNTASLKKLVCSNINGPCPMVSFQVPDVKVQSSENTNSSSVHSTQNNVNPTVVLNERRSEF comes from the exons ATGAATAGACTGGTTTGCCTGGTGCTACTTTCAAGCTTTTGGATCTTTCCCGGTGAAGGAT ACGACCCTTGCTGTGCACAGCCTTGCCAAAACCAGGGTGTGTGTTTATCTAAGGGCGCTGATGCTTATGAATGTGACTGTACCAGGACAGGTTATTATGGTGAAAACTGCACTACCC CTGAACTTCTCACACGTATCAGATCAACTCTGAAACCACAGGCAAACATAGTGCATCACATTTTAACGCATTATAAATGGATCTGGGACATTATCAACAACATTTCTTTCCTGAGAGATGGCATAATGAGTTACATCTTGACAT CAAGGTCCCATTTGGTCGACAGCCCGCCGACATACAATGCAGATTATCACTACAAAAGCTGGGAAGCGTATTCTAACCTGTCCTATTACACCCGCACACTCGCCCCATTGCCTCAGAACTGCCCTACGCCTGATCTCCCAAATGCAAAGCAGGTGGTGGAGAAAGTGCTGTTGAGGAAACAGTTCATCCCTGATCCACAGAGATCCAGTCTCATGTTTGCTTTCTTCGCCCAGCATTTCACTCACCAGTTCTTCAAGTCTGACTTTAAAAAAGGACCAGCCTTCACCAAAGCCCTGGGTCATGGA GTGGACTTGGGGCATATTTATGGAGAGACGCTGGAAAGACAACACAAACTTCGTCTATTTAAAGATGGAAAGCTAAAGTATCAG GTTGTGGATGGTGAGGTGTACCCTCCGCTGGTGAAGGATGTCCAAGTTGACATGCACTATCCTCCTCATGTCCCAGAGCAACATAAATTTGCTGTGGGCCATGAAGCCTTCGGTCTGGTTCCAGGTTTGATGATGTACGCTACCATTTGGCTCCGTGAACACAACCGTGTATGTGATATCATGAAGCAAGAGCATCCGGACTGGGATGACGAGAGAATCTTTCAAACCACTCGTCTCATCCTGATTG GTGAGACCATCAAAATTGTAATCGAGGACTATGTTCAGCATCTGAGTGGCTACAACTTCAAGCTCAAGTTTGACCCAGAGCTTCTCTTCAATCAACGCTTCCAGTACCAGAACCGCATTGCAGCCGAATTCAACACTCTGTATCACTGGCACCCGCTGATGCCCGACAACTTTCAGATCCAGGATCAGGTCTACGGCTACCACCAGTTTGTGTTTAACAACTCTATAGTGACCGAACATGGCATCAGCAACATGGTGGAGTCCTTCACCAAACAGACGGCTGGAAGG GTATCTGGTGGACGTAACCTGCCGGCTTCAGTTCAGGGAGTGGCTGTTAACGCTCTGGAGCATACCAGACAGATGCGCTACCAGTCTTTCAATGCCTACAGAAAACGCTTCAACATGAAGCCCTACTCATCCTTTGAGGAGATGACAG GAGACAAGGAGCTGGCAGACGAACTGAAGAAGCTGTATGGTCACGTAGACGCGGTTGAGCTGTATCCTGGCCTTCTTGTGGAGAAACCCAGACCCAACGCTGTATTTGGGGAGACTATGGTGGAGATGGGAGCCCCCTATTCACTCAAAGGGCTCATGGGAAATGCTATTTGTTCTCCTGAATACTGGAAGCCCAGCACATTTGGTGGGAAAGTTGGATTTGACATTGTTAACACAGCCTCACTGAAGAAGCTGGTGTGCTCAAATATCAATGGACCCTGTCCGATGGTGTCCTTTCAGGTGCCTGATGTGAAAGTTCAGAGCTCAGAAAACACGAATTCAAGCTCAGTGCACTCCACACAGAATAATGTTAATCCAACGGTTGTTTTGAACGAGCGGCGTTCagagttttaa